One genomic segment of Arachis duranensis cultivar V14167 chromosome 4, aradu.V14167.gnm2.J7QH, whole genome shotgun sequence includes these proteins:
- the LOC107484227 gene encoding uncharacterized protein LOC107484227, with protein sequence MNKDQRKSFDVIINAINGNQGGFFFVYGYGGTGNTFLYNTLSAALRSKGKIVLNVASSGIASLLLPNGRTVQLRFKIPLDLNEDSVCCIKQGTSLSKLVCRAKLIIWNEAPMLNKMCYEALDRCLRDIVRQILPVIPMGSRQDIIQAAINSSYLWQHCNILRLTINMRLTVRATYTSLIDVSHFASWLLDIGDGIARDSTDGESIVVMPDEIIIQDFDQLVDFVYRKLLVNINNTSFFKVHSILVPTLEVVNDVNYYNATCGCRCENLFKLRYFVS encoded by the exons ATGAATAAAGATCAAAGGAAATCATTCGATGTGATTATCAATGCAATAAATGGAAACCAAGGTGGGTTTTTTTTCGTCTATGGGTACGGTGGAACCGGTAACACATTTCTCTATAACACTCTCTCAGCAGCTCTAAGGAGCAAAGGGAAAATTGTTCTGAATGTTGCTTCAAGCGGTATTGCTTCTTTGTTGCTTCCAAATGGACGCACTGTACAATTAAGGTTTAAGATACCCTTGGACTTGAATGAAGACTCGGTTTGTTGTATTAAGCAAGGCACCTCATTGTCTAAACTGGTTTGTAGAGCAAAACTTATTATATGGAATGAGGCACCGATGTTGAATAAGATGTGCTATGAAGCTCTCGACAGATGCCTAAGGGACATTGTTAG GCAAATTCTACCTGTAATTCCAATGGGATCTCGCCAAGATATTATCCAAGCAGCCATAAACTCATCTTACCTATGGCAACATTGTAATATATTAAGACTAACAATTAACATGCGTTTAACTGTTAGAGCAACTTATACATCACTCATTGATGTTTCTCATTTTGCTTCATGGTTGCTAGACATCGGTGATGGTATTGCTAGAGATTCCACTGATGGTGAGTCTATTGTGGTAATGCCTGATGAAATTATAATTCAAGATTTCGACCAATTGGTTGACTTTGTTTATCGCAAGTTGTTGGTTAATATCAACAACACATCATTCTTCAAAGTTCATTCAATCTTGGTCCCAACACTAGAAGTTGTCAACGATGTTAACTATTATAATGCAACGTGTGGATGCCGATGTGAAAACTTATTTAAGCTCAGATACTTTGTAtcttga